One part of the Equus asinus isolate D_3611 breed Donkey chromosome 6, EquAss-T2T_v2, whole genome shotgun sequence genome encodes these proteins:
- the TMSB10 gene encoding thymosin beta-10, with product MADKPDMGEIASFDKAKLKKTETQEKNTLPTKETIEQEKRSEIS from the exons ATGGCAGACAAGCCTGACATGGGGGAAATCGCCAGCTTCGATAAGGCCAAGCTGAAGAAAACGGAGACGCAGGAAAAGAACACCCTGCCGACCAAAGAGA CCATTGAGCAGGAGAAGCGGAGTGAAATTTCCTAA